One Tachysurus fulvidraco isolate hzauxx_2018 chromosome 2, HZAU_PFXX_2.0, whole genome shotgun sequence DNA segment encodes these proteins:
- the zfr2 gene encoding zinc finger RNA-binding protein isoform X2 — MAASNYYGYAHGAAAPQYSIQPPPTYSHQTSGGYSVRPTYAVDHQASFCPVTAHNPQPAATQTFQPYQTHATSNYTFGRREVEPQQSSTSQTYQVFGEGGNCSYGQPALVSSYDNKQYYQASDIATHHSPLEAFFQTGVIPSGVKSDYRPISAVYSQSPPQGPATVLKTLPPANSVSTSYSVYPASTSIQQPPSSIPTFTLSSSYNSTAATSYVGHNYSSYEPHSYSPTPSYYQATQHLGPQCHSQPQGPSHHPQCPSQLPQGFSHQPQLPQQQSQTPTKQLTSLSWSNSRHSSRVTGSARSAYRKPTFHQNKVQKPKGPPKQPQLHYCDICKISCAGLQTYREHLEGQKHKKKEALQKGSSQVINGIHNVQTQLHCELCDVSCTGADAYKAHIRGTKHLKVVKLHTKLGKPIPSSDPVFVSSAPVLMTTISAKPTKASASSAVSQKPPIIKPPKTETLKSHAPAKAIVNEAKAAALDPVRVDEPKSDQQSENEGSLGCAHGNVQPVGYDYVEEIYNDEKLVRFHCKLCECSFNDPNAKDMHLKGRRHRLQYKKKVNPDLLVDIKPSNRARKLLEEKLRKQNQKSMLKRLEGDQHWHMDMRFIYFNLAQRAFISFVRLMLNSRSVNRRYEEDIYWRKVEEEHLYWEKQRHRLAPLLFTNHPRMPLLPLLPVRRPDSPDDHHIMAKHASIYPADHELEAVQRIVSHSERALKLVSDMLLEHDGKEAVDLKLDSQGQVLNGVMRVGILAKGLLLHGDRSIQLILLSTKKPTISLLNSIAQLLPKQLRTFSEDQYVVQAQPEEANIIIISSKEPKMQVTICLTSPMMSKEPEPEPGTEGKAGDKLPEKVPEDTADALNRTKCLEYLSVLRHTKWFQQARANGLQSCVIIIRVLRDLCQRMPTWGKMPEWAMELLIEKAISSALTPLGPGKALRRVLECISSGILLQVCTISAVRWSRLDRPMRKSSNRCTQDHDHASQRGCNSKCPAPVFQHALRLLAFRHINKLLGMDSLTASKTSTYNRKRRSDKVDKAEGEGKKEKKDFQDA; from the exons ATGGCTGCTAGTAATTATTATGGATATGCACATGGAGCCGCTGCACCACAGTACAG CATCCAGCCACCCCCTACATACTCGCATCAAACCTCTGGCGGCTACAGTGTCCGGCCTACATATGCAGTAGATCACCAAGCCTCCTTCTGTCCAGTCACAGCACACAATCCCCAGCCAGCAGCAACTCAAACCTTTCAGCCATACCAGACACATGCAACTTCGAATTACACTTTTGGTCGGCGAGAGGTGGAACCTCAACAAAGCAGCACCTCCCAGACTTATCAGGTCTTCGGTGAAGGG GGTAACTGCAGCTATGGCCAGCCAGCGTTGGTCAGTAGCTATGATAACAAACAGTACTATCAGGCGAGTGACATCGCCACCCACCACAGTCCATTGGAGGCCTTCTTTCAGACAG GTGTTATTCCTTCAGGTGTGAAAAGTGATTACAGGCCTATAAGTGCAGTGTACAGTCAGTCTCCACCTCAAGGACCGGCCACAGTGCTCAAAACCCTGCCTCCTGCTAACTCGGTGTCCACCAGCTACAGTGTTTATCCTGCATCCACCAGCATACAGCAGCCCCCCAGCTCCATCCCCACCTTTACCCTGAGCTCCTCCTATAATTCAACAGCTGCCACTTCATACGTTG gtCACAACTACTCCAGTTATGAGCCCCACAGCTACAGCCCCACTCCATCATATTATCAAGCAACCCAGCATCTTGGCCCTCAGTGCCATAGCCAGCCCCAGGGTCCTTCCCATCATCCACAATGTCCCTCCCAACTGCCTCAGGGTTTTTCCCATCAACCCCAGCTTCCCCAACAGCAATCACAGACCCCTACAAAGCAGCTCACCAGTTTATCCTGGAGTAACTCAAGGCACAGTTCAAGGGTCACTGGTTCTGCTCGCAGTGCATACAGAAAACCCACATTTCATCAGAATAAAGTCCAAAAGCCAAAAGGACCTCCCAAACAACCTCAGCTTCACTACTGCGATATCTGCAAGATAAGCTGTGCTGGTTTACAG ACCTACCGAGAGCACCTGGAGGGTCAGAAGCACAAAAAGAAGGAGGCATTGCAGAAAGGTAGCAGTCAGGTCATTAATGGGATACATAATGTTCAAACTCAGCTGCACTGTGAACTCTGTGATGTTTCCTGTACTGGTGCAGATGCCTACAAAGCACACATCCGTGGGACTAAGCACTTAAAG GTGGTGAAGCTGCACACAAAACTTGGCAAACCTATACCATCCAGTGATCCTGTTTTTGTGAGCTCTGCCCCTGTTCTGATGACGACAATCTCTGCAAAACCAACCAAAGCTTCTGCTTCCTCTGCAGTGTCACAGAAACCCCCCATCATAAAACCTCCCAAAACAGAGACTCTGAAGTCACATGCTCCTGCCAAAGCCATAGTTAATG AAGCCAAAGCTGCTGCTCTAGACCCAGTGAGGGTCGACGAGCCAAAATCTGACCAACAGAGTGAAAATGAGGGAAGTTTAGGTTGTGCTCACGGAAATGTCCAACCTGTTGGCTATGATTATGTAGAGGAG atttACAATGATGAAAAGCTGGTTCGCTTCCACTGTAAGCTGTGTGAGTGCAGCTTCAACGATCCCAatgccaaagacatgcacttaAAGGGCAGAAGACACCGGCTTCAGTATAAG AAAAAGGTGAATCCAGACCTGCTGGTGGACATCAAGCCGAGTAATCGTGCAAGGAAGCTTCTGGAAGAAAAACTGAGGAAGCAGAATCAGAAATCCATGCTCAAGAGACTTGAGGGTGACCAGCACTGGCACATGGACATGaggttcatttatttcaatttagcACAGAGGG CATTCATTTCCTTTGTGAGGTTGATGCTTAACTCAAGAAGTGTGAATAG AAGATATGAGGAGGACATTTACTGGAGGAAAGTCGAGGAGGAACACCTATACTGGGAGAAACAGAGGCACAGACTAGCGCCCCTGCTGTTCACAAACCACCCCAGGATGCCTCTGCTCCCTCTACTG CCTGTTCGTCGGCCAGATTCCCCAGATGACCACCACATCATGGCCAAGCATGCCAGCATCTACCCAGCAGATCATGAGCTGGAAGCTGTGCAGCGCATTGTGTCTCATTCAGAGAGAGCTCTTAAACTGGTGTCTGACATGCTGTTAGAGCACGATGGCAAAGAAGCAGTGGATTTAAA GTTGGATTCTCAGGGCCAAGTGCTGAATGGAGTGATGAGAGTGGGGATTCTGGCCAAAGGCCTGCTGCTGCATGGAGACAGGAGCATTCAGCTCATCCTTCTTTCTACTAAGAAACCCACCATTTCCCTTTTGAACAGCATCGCTCAACTGCTTCCCAAACAATTGAGG ACCTTTTCTGAAGATCAGTACGTGGTGCAGGCTCAGCCTGAGGAAGCCAACATCATCATTATTTCCAGCAAGGAACCAAAAATGCAGGTGACCATCTGTCTCACTTCGCCAATGATGAGTAAGGAGCCTGAGCCTGAGCCTGGTACAGAGGGAAAGGCAGGTGACAAGCTGCCTGAGAAAG TGCCTGAAGACACTGCGGATGCTCTAAACAGGACAAAGTGCCTTGAGTACTTGTCTGTCCTTCGTCATACAAAATGGTTTCAA CAGGCTCGGGCAAATGGTCTTCAGTCCTGTGTGATCATCATCCGTGTACTTAGAGACCTCTGTCAGCGCATGCCAACCTGGGGCAAGATGCCAGAATGG GCTATGGAGTTGCTGATTGAGAAAGCCATCAGCAGTGCATTGACTCCTCTGGGTCCAGGAAAAGCCTTGCGCAGAGTTCTGGAGTGTATTTCTAGTGGAATCTTACTGCAAG TGTGTACTATTTCTGCTGTCAGATGGTCCAGGCTTGATAGACCCATGCGAAAAAGTTCAAACAGATGCACTCAAGACCATGACCATGCAAGCCAGAGAGGATGTAACAGCAAGTGCCCAG CTCCTGTCTTTCAGCATGCCTTGCGGCTACTGGCATTTCGTCATATCAACAAGCTCTTAGGGATGGACTCACTAACAGCATCAAAAACCAGCACTTACAACCGCAAGAGACGGAGTGACAAAGTAGACAAGGCAGAAGGGGAGggcaagaaggaaaaaaaag atttccaaGATGCTTGA
- the zfr2 gene encoding zinc finger RNA-binding protein isoform X7, translated as MAASNYYGYAHGAAAPQYSIQPPPTYSHQTSGGYSVRPTYAVDHQASFCPVTAHNPQPAATQTFQPYQTHATSNYTFGRREVEPQQSSTSQTYQVFGEGGNCSYGQPALVSSYDNKQYYQASDIATHHSPLEAFFQTGVIPSGVKSDYRPISAVYSQSPPQGPATVLKTLPPANSVSTSYSVYPASTSIQQPPSSIPTFTLSSSYNSTAATSYVGHNYSSYEPHSYSPTPSYYQATQHLGPQCHSQPQGPSHHPQCPSQLPQGFSHQPQLPQQQSQTPTKQLTSLSWSNSRHSSRVTGSARSAYRKPTFHQNKVQKPKGPPKQPQLHYCDICKISCAGLQTYREHLEGQKHKKKEALQKGSSQVINGIHNVQTQLHCELCDVSCTGADAYKAHIRGTKHLKVVKLHTKLGKPIPSSDPVFVSSAPVLMTTISAKPTKASASSAVSQKPPIIKPPKTETLKSHAPAKAIVNEAKAAALDPVRVDEPKSDQQSENEGSLGCAHGNVQPVGYDYVEEIYNDEKLVRFHCKLCECSFNDPNAKDMHLKGRRHRLQYKKKVNPDLLVDIKPSNRARKLLEEKLRKQNQKSMLKRLEGDQHWHMDMRFIYFNLAQRAFISFVRLMLNSRSVNRRYEEDIYWRKVEEEHLYWEKQRHRLAPLLFTNHPRMPLLPLLPVRRPDSPDDHHIMAKHASIYPADHELEAVQRIVSHSERALKLVSDMLLEHDGKEAVDLKLDSQGQVLNGVMRVGILAKGLLLHGDRSIQLILLSTKKPTISLLNSIAQLLPKQLRTFSEDQYVVQAQPEEANIIIISSKEPKMQVTICLTSPMMSKEPEPEPGTEGKAGDKLPEKVPEDTADALNRTKCLEYLSVLRHTKWFQQARANGLQSCVIIIRVLRDLCQRMPTWGKMPEWAMELLIEKAISSALTPLGPGKALRRVLECISSGILLQVCTISAVRWSRLDRPMRKSSNRCTQDHDHASQRGCNSKCPACLAATGISSYQQALRDGLTNSIKNQHLQPQETE; from the exons ATGGCTGCTAGTAATTATTATGGATATGCACATGGAGCCGCTGCACCACAGTACAG CATCCAGCCACCCCCTACATACTCGCATCAAACCTCTGGCGGCTACAGTGTCCGGCCTACATATGCAGTAGATCACCAAGCCTCCTTCTGTCCAGTCACAGCACACAATCCCCAGCCAGCAGCAACTCAAACCTTTCAGCCATACCAGACACATGCAACTTCGAATTACACTTTTGGTCGGCGAGAGGTGGAACCTCAACAAAGCAGCACCTCCCAGACTTATCAGGTCTTCGGTGAAGGG GGTAACTGCAGCTATGGCCAGCCAGCGTTGGTCAGTAGCTATGATAACAAACAGTACTATCAGGCGAGTGACATCGCCACCCACCACAGTCCATTGGAGGCCTTCTTTCAGACAG GTGTTATTCCTTCAGGTGTGAAAAGTGATTACAGGCCTATAAGTGCAGTGTACAGTCAGTCTCCACCTCAAGGACCGGCCACAGTGCTCAAAACCCTGCCTCCTGCTAACTCGGTGTCCACCAGCTACAGTGTTTATCCTGCATCCACCAGCATACAGCAGCCCCCCAGCTCCATCCCCACCTTTACCCTGAGCTCCTCCTATAATTCAACAGCTGCCACTTCATACGTTG gtCACAACTACTCCAGTTATGAGCCCCACAGCTACAGCCCCACTCCATCATATTATCAAGCAACCCAGCATCTTGGCCCTCAGTGCCATAGCCAGCCCCAGGGTCCTTCCCATCATCCACAATGTCCCTCCCAACTGCCTCAGGGTTTTTCCCATCAACCCCAGCTTCCCCAACAGCAATCACAGACCCCTACAAAGCAGCTCACCAGTTTATCCTGGAGTAACTCAAGGCACAGTTCAAGGGTCACTGGTTCTGCTCGCAGTGCATACAGAAAACCCACATTTCATCAGAATAAAGTCCAAAAGCCAAAAGGACCTCCCAAACAACCTCAGCTTCACTACTGCGATATCTGCAAGATAAGCTGTGCTGGTTTACAG ACCTACCGAGAGCACCTGGAGGGTCAGAAGCACAAAAAGAAGGAGGCATTGCAGAAAGGTAGCAGTCAGGTCATTAATGGGATACATAATGTTCAAACTCAGCTGCACTGTGAACTCTGTGATGTTTCCTGTACTGGTGCAGATGCCTACAAAGCACACATCCGTGGGACTAAGCACTTAAAG GTGGTGAAGCTGCACACAAAACTTGGCAAACCTATACCATCCAGTGATCCTGTTTTTGTGAGCTCTGCCCCTGTTCTGATGACGACAATCTCTGCAAAACCAACCAAAGCTTCTGCTTCCTCTGCAGTGTCACAGAAACCCCCCATCATAAAACCTCCCAAAACAGAGACTCTGAAGTCACATGCTCCTGCCAAAGCCATAGTTAATG AAGCCAAAGCTGCTGCTCTAGACCCAGTGAGGGTCGACGAGCCAAAATCTGACCAACAGAGTGAAAATGAGGGAAGTTTAGGTTGTGCTCACGGAAATGTCCAACCTGTTGGCTATGATTATGTAGAGGAG atttACAATGATGAAAAGCTGGTTCGCTTCCACTGTAAGCTGTGTGAGTGCAGCTTCAACGATCCCAatgccaaagacatgcacttaAAGGGCAGAAGACACCGGCTTCAGTATAAG AAAAAGGTGAATCCAGACCTGCTGGTGGACATCAAGCCGAGTAATCGTGCAAGGAAGCTTCTGGAAGAAAAACTGAGGAAGCAGAATCAGAAATCCATGCTCAAGAGACTTGAGGGTGACCAGCACTGGCACATGGACATGaggttcatttatttcaatttagcACAGAGGG CATTCATTTCCTTTGTGAGGTTGATGCTTAACTCAAGAAGTGTGAATAG AAGATATGAGGAGGACATTTACTGGAGGAAAGTCGAGGAGGAACACCTATACTGGGAGAAACAGAGGCACAGACTAGCGCCCCTGCTGTTCACAAACCACCCCAGGATGCCTCTGCTCCCTCTACTG CCTGTTCGTCGGCCAGATTCCCCAGATGACCACCACATCATGGCCAAGCATGCCAGCATCTACCCAGCAGATCATGAGCTGGAAGCTGTGCAGCGCATTGTGTCTCATTCAGAGAGAGCTCTTAAACTGGTGTCTGACATGCTGTTAGAGCACGATGGCAAAGAAGCAGTGGATTTAAA GTTGGATTCTCAGGGCCAAGTGCTGAATGGAGTGATGAGAGTGGGGATTCTGGCCAAAGGCCTGCTGCTGCATGGAGACAGGAGCATTCAGCTCATCCTTCTTTCTACTAAGAAACCCACCATTTCCCTTTTGAACAGCATCGCTCAACTGCTTCCCAAACAATTGAGG ACCTTTTCTGAAGATCAGTACGTGGTGCAGGCTCAGCCTGAGGAAGCCAACATCATCATTATTTCCAGCAAGGAACCAAAAATGCAGGTGACCATCTGTCTCACTTCGCCAATGATGAGTAAGGAGCCTGAGCCTGAGCCTGGTACAGAGGGAAAGGCAGGTGACAAGCTGCCTGAGAAAG TGCCTGAAGACACTGCGGATGCTCTAAACAGGACAAAGTGCCTTGAGTACTTGTCTGTCCTTCGTCATACAAAATGGTTTCAA CAGGCTCGGGCAAATGGTCTTCAGTCCTGTGTGATCATCATCCGTGTACTTAGAGACCTCTGTCAGCGCATGCCAACCTGGGGCAAGATGCCAGAATGG GCTATGGAGTTGCTGATTGAGAAAGCCATCAGCAGTGCATTGACTCCTCTGGGTCCAGGAAAAGCCTTGCGCAGAGTTCTGGAGTGTATTTCTAGTGGAATCTTACTGCAAG TGTGTACTATTTCTGCTGTCAGATGGTCCAGGCTTGATAGACCCATGCGAAAAAGTTCAAACAGATGCACTCAAGACCATGACCATGCAAGCCAGAGAGGATGTAACAGCAAGTGCCCAG CATGCCTTGCGGCTACTGGCATTTCGTCATATCAACAAGCTCTTAGGGATGGACTCACTAACAGCATCAAAAACCAGCACTTACAACCGCAAGAGACGGAGTGA
- the zfr2 gene encoding zinc finger RNA-binding protein isoform X3 yields the protein MAASNYYGYAHGAAAPQYSIQPPPTYSHQTSGGYSVRPTYAVDHQASFCPVTAHNPQPAATQTFQPYQTHATSNYTFGRREVEPQQSSTSQTYQVFGEGGNCSYGQPALVSSYDNKQYYQASDIATHHSPLEAFFQTGVIPSGVKSDYRPISAVYSQSPPQGPATVLKTLPPANSVSTSYSVYPASTSIQQPPSSIPTFTLSSSYNSTAATSYVGHNYSSYEPHSYSPTPSYYQATQHLGPQCHSQPQGPSHHPQCPSQLPQGFSHQPQLPQQQSQTPTKQLTSLSWSNSRHSSRVTGSARSAYRKPTFHQNKVQKPKGPPKQPQLHYCDICKISCAGLQTYREHLEGQKHKKKEALQKGSSQVINGIHNVQTQLHCELCDVSCTGADAYKAHIRGTKHLKVVKLHTKLGKPIPSSDPVFVSSAPVLMTTISAKPTKASASSAVSQKPPIIKPPKTETLKSHAPAKAIVNEAKAAALDPVRVDEPKSDQQSENEGSLGCAHGNVQPVGYDYVEEIYNDEKLVRFHCKLCECSFNDPNAKDMHLKGRRHRLQYKKKVNPDLLVDIKPSNRARKLLEEKLRKQNQKSMLKRLEGDQHWHMDMRFIYFNLAQRAFISFVRLMLNSRSVNRRYEEDIYWRKVEEEHLYWEKQRHRLAPLLFTNHPRMPLLPLLPVRRPDSPDDHHIMAKHASIYPADHELEAVQRIVSHSERALKLVSDMLLEHDGKEAVDLKLDSQGQVLNGVMRVGILAKGLLLHGDRSIQLILLSTKKPTISLLNSIAQLLPKQLRTFSEDQYVVQAQPEEANIIIISSKEPKMQVTICLTSPMMSKEPEPEPGTEGKAGDKLPEKVPEDTADALNRTKCLEYLSVLRHTKWFQARANGLQSCVIIIRVLRDLCQRMPTWGKMPEWAMELLIEKAISSALTPLGPGKALRRVLECISSGILLQVCTISAVRWSRLDRPMRKSSNRCTQDHDHASQRGCNSKCPAPVFQHALRLLAFRHINKLLGMDSLTASKTSTYNRKRRSDKVDKAEGEGKKEKKDFQDA from the exons ATGGCTGCTAGTAATTATTATGGATATGCACATGGAGCCGCTGCACCACAGTACAG CATCCAGCCACCCCCTACATACTCGCATCAAACCTCTGGCGGCTACAGTGTCCGGCCTACATATGCAGTAGATCACCAAGCCTCCTTCTGTCCAGTCACAGCACACAATCCCCAGCCAGCAGCAACTCAAACCTTTCAGCCATACCAGACACATGCAACTTCGAATTACACTTTTGGTCGGCGAGAGGTGGAACCTCAACAAAGCAGCACCTCCCAGACTTATCAGGTCTTCGGTGAAGGG GGTAACTGCAGCTATGGCCAGCCAGCGTTGGTCAGTAGCTATGATAACAAACAGTACTATCAGGCGAGTGACATCGCCACCCACCACAGTCCATTGGAGGCCTTCTTTCAGACAG GTGTTATTCCTTCAGGTGTGAAAAGTGATTACAGGCCTATAAGTGCAGTGTACAGTCAGTCTCCACCTCAAGGACCGGCCACAGTGCTCAAAACCCTGCCTCCTGCTAACTCGGTGTCCACCAGCTACAGTGTTTATCCTGCATCCACCAGCATACAGCAGCCCCCCAGCTCCATCCCCACCTTTACCCTGAGCTCCTCCTATAATTCAACAGCTGCCACTTCATACGTTG gtCACAACTACTCCAGTTATGAGCCCCACAGCTACAGCCCCACTCCATCATATTATCAAGCAACCCAGCATCTTGGCCCTCAGTGCCATAGCCAGCCCCAGGGTCCTTCCCATCATCCACAATGTCCCTCCCAACTGCCTCAGGGTTTTTCCCATCAACCCCAGCTTCCCCAACAGCAATCACAGACCCCTACAAAGCAGCTCACCAGTTTATCCTGGAGTAACTCAAGGCACAGTTCAAGGGTCACTGGTTCTGCTCGCAGTGCATACAGAAAACCCACATTTCATCAGAATAAAGTCCAAAAGCCAAAAGGACCTCCCAAACAACCTCAGCTTCACTACTGCGATATCTGCAAGATAAGCTGTGCTGGTTTACAG ACCTACCGAGAGCACCTGGAGGGTCAGAAGCACAAAAAGAAGGAGGCATTGCAGAAAGGTAGCAGTCAGGTCATTAATGGGATACATAATGTTCAAACTCAGCTGCACTGTGAACTCTGTGATGTTTCCTGTACTGGTGCAGATGCCTACAAAGCACACATCCGTGGGACTAAGCACTTAAAG GTGGTGAAGCTGCACACAAAACTTGGCAAACCTATACCATCCAGTGATCCTGTTTTTGTGAGCTCTGCCCCTGTTCTGATGACGACAATCTCTGCAAAACCAACCAAAGCTTCTGCTTCCTCTGCAGTGTCACAGAAACCCCCCATCATAAAACCTCCCAAAACAGAGACTCTGAAGTCACATGCTCCTGCCAAAGCCATAGTTAATG AAGCCAAAGCTGCTGCTCTAGACCCAGTGAGGGTCGACGAGCCAAAATCTGACCAACAGAGTGAAAATGAGGGAAGTTTAGGTTGTGCTCACGGAAATGTCCAACCTGTTGGCTATGATTATGTAGAGGAG atttACAATGATGAAAAGCTGGTTCGCTTCCACTGTAAGCTGTGTGAGTGCAGCTTCAACGATCCCAatgccaaagacatgcacttaAAGGGCAGAAGACACCGGCTTCAGTATAAG AAAAAGGTGAATCCAGACCTGCTGGTGGACATCAAGCCGAGTAATCGTGCAAGGAAGCTTCTGGAAGAAAAACTGAGGAAGCAGAATCAGAAATCCATGCTCAAGAGACTTGAGGGTGACCAGCACTGGCACATGGACATGaggttcatttatttcaatttagcACAGAGGG CATTCATTTCCTTTGTGAGGTTGATGCTTAACTCAAGAAGTGTGAATAG AAGATATGAGGAGGACATTTACTGGAGGAAAGTCGAGGAGGAACACCTATACTGGGAGAAACAGAGGCACAGACTAGCGCCCCTGCTGTTCACAAACCACCCCAGGATGCCTCTGCTCCCTCTACTG CCTGTTCGTCGGCCAGATTCCCCAGATGACCACCACATCATGGCCAAGCATGCCAGCATCTACCCAGCAGATCATGAGCTGGAAGCTGTGCAGCGCATTGTGTCTCATTCAGAGAGAGCTCTTAAACTGGTGTCTGACATGCTGTTAGAGCACGATGGCAAAGAAGCAGTGGATTTAAA GTTGGATTCTCAGGGCCAAGTGCTGAATGGAGTGATGAGAGTGGGGATTCTGGCCAAAGGCCTGCTGCTGCATGGAGACAGGAGCATTCAGCTCATCCTTCTTTCTACTAAGAAACCCACCATTTCCCTTTTGAACAGCATCGCTCAACTGCTTCCCAAACAATTGAGG ACCTTTTCTGAAGATCAGTACGTGGTGCAGGCTCAGCCTGAGGAAGCCAACATCATCATTATTTCCAGCAAGGAACCAAAAATGCAGGTGACCATCTGTCTCACTTCGCCAATGATGAGTAAGGAGCCTGAGCCTGAGCCTGGTACAGAGGGAAAGGCAGGTGACAAGCTGCCTGAGAAAG TGCCTGAAGACACTGCGGATGCTCTAAACAGGACAAAGTGCCTTGAGTACTTGTCTGTCCTTCGTCATACAAAATGGTTTCAA GCTCGGGCAAATGGTCTTCAGTCCTGTGTGATCATCATCCGTGTACTTAGAGACCTCTGTCAGCGCATGCCAACCTGGGGCAAGATGCCAGAATGG GCTATGGAGTTGCTGATTGAGAAAGCCATCAGCAGTGCATTGACTCCTCTGGGTCCAGGAAAAGCCTTGCGCAGAGTTCTGGAGTGTATTTCTAGTGGAATCTTACTGCAAG TGTGTACTATTTCTGCTGTCAGATGGTCCAGGCTTGATAGACCCATGCGAAAAAGTTCAAACAGATGCACTCAAGACCATGACCATGCAAGCCAGAGAGGATGTAACAGCAAGTGCCCAG CTCCTGTCTTTCAGCATGCCTTGCGGCTACTGGCATTTCGTCATATCAACAAGCTCTTAGGGATGGACTCACTAACAGCATCAAAAACCAGCACTTACAACCGCAAGAGACGGAGTGACAAAGTAGACAAGGCAGAAGGGGAGggcaagaaggaaaaaaaagatttccaaGATGCTTGA